The following are from one region of the Nicotiana tabacum cultivar K326 chromosome 3, ASM71507v2, whole genome shotgun sequence genome:
- the LOC107783462 gene encoding nuclear transcription factor Y subunit B-1-like encodes MVDNINILGSKYDREIHKSYNYSISGSSSDQDAVIKEQERLLPIANVGRIMKQILPPNAKISKEAKETMQECVSEFISFVTGEASDKCHNEKRKTVNGDDICWALGSLGFDDYVEPLKRYLHKYRELEGERVNQNKVGGNNIIEERDREVGLYSSPRVQLDHLNRGI; translated from the coding sequence ATGGTTGATAATATCAACATATTAGGGTCTAAATATGATAGAGAAATTCATAAATCTTACAATTATTCAATTAGTGGTTCCTCAAGTGATCAAGATGCAGTGATTAAGGAGCAAGAAAGATTACTTCCAATAGCTAATGTTGGGAGAATTATGAAGCAAATTCTACCACCAAATGCCAAGATTTCAAAAGAAGCTAAAGAAACAATGCAAGAATGTGTTTCTGAATTCATTAGTTTTGTTACTGGAGAAGCCTCAGATAAGTGTCATAATGAGAAGAGAAAGACTGTAAATGGAGATGATATTTGTTGGGCTTTAGGAAGTTTGGGATTTGATGATTATGTTGAGCCATTAAAGAGGTATTTGCACAAGTATAGAGAGTTAGAAGGTGAAAGAGTTAACCAAAATAAGGTTGGTGGAAACAATATTATTGAAGAAAGGGATAGAGAAGTTGGACTCTACTCCTCTCCCCGGGTTCAACTCGATCACTTGAACAGAGGGATTTGA